Below is a window of Romeriopsis navalis LEGE 11480 DNA.
CATCGCCATCACGCAGTAACAGATCCCGCGGTGCGTTCTCTGAAGTCAAACCCTGCCACAGATTGATCCGCTGGACCGCACCATTACGTTTCAGCGCCACCTGGCTAATATCACCGTCCCGCGTCACACCACCGGCCGCAACGATCGCCGCACTCAAAGTCGGTAAATTCGGATTTTCACCATTGTCTGAGCCATTGCCATTTTGGTTGGTATCGTAGGCCGTATTGCGGATTTGCAGTGGCCCCGGACGTCGCACCGCACCACCAACATGAATCCGCATCGGACGGAACTGGGTAATATTAACGCTCACGAGGGGATTGCGATATAGATTGAGCAACCGTTGAGTCAATGCGCGCGTTAGTCCATCGGTTGTCTTCCCCGCTGCCTGCACGGTCCCAATCATCGGCAAAGTAATCCGCCCATCCGGTGCAATGATATGAGCGCCGGTCATTTCGGCTTGATCATACACCTTGATTTCGAGTTGGTCGCCCGGGCCCATCAGATAAGCCGTCGCAGGCAAACTCAAGTTAGTCCGATCGCCCTCGGACATCGCCGGCAAATTTGATAGAGGGGATGCATCTGGGAGCGTCGGCAAGAATGTGCTGGGTCCACCCAGACGAGTTTGTGGCGGCGATGCCACCGCTTGTGCCCAAACAACCGATGGCCAAAAGCCAATCGCGGTCATGCCGATCGCGGCGCTTATCCCAAAAATTCGCATTATCTGATCTCCTTGCGTGGCGGCTAAACCACCAAAAACGACTGGTCTACTATGATTCAGGTAAATGCGCCAACTCCAGTCAAACAAACCCTAAGCCATCATTGGAACGGCCTTACGACTGTAGTAATCACGATTGTAGTCAGTATGACGGTAAGGCTCTGGCTCCAAAACTGCACTATTAATCACCATGCCAAACACCGATTGGCCGGAGTGCGTTAAGAGTTCTTTCGCCGCTTTGGCCGCAGCAGCGGGCAATACCCCTGGACGGGCAACTAACATCGTGCCCTGGGCCAAACGTCCAAGGGTTAAGGCCTCCGCTTCAACCACCAACGGCGGTGAATCAATAATCACCATGTCATAAACCGTCTCTAAGCCTTTAACCAGCTTCGCCATCCGATGGGAATCCAGAATCGCTAGGGGATTTGGCGGCATCACCCCGGCGGGGAGTACATCGAGATTCTGCATCGCCGGTTGAACGGCTTGGCGGAGTGAGACTTGGCCAACAATCAAATCACTCAACCCCGCCTGGTTATCCACAGCCCAAATCCGATGCTGCGTCGGATGGTGCAAATCCGCGTCAATTAGCAGCACACGGCGACCGAGTTGAGCCATTGTCGCGGCCAAATTTGCCGCCACAGTCGACTTGCCTTCCTTCGGCACAGAGCTTGTCACCACCACGCTTTTAAGGGTGGAATCAATATTTACAAAACGCAGATTTGCCTGCACCATCCGATAGGCAGCACTAACGAGCGAGCGCGGCATTTCTCGCACCGGTAATCCCGGTACTAAACCCATATGGCGTTTGGCTTGACGAGGATTACCCCAGTAGGGAATCGTGCCAAGACAGCTATAGCCAAATAGTTCTTTCGCTTCTTTGACGGTTTTGATCGAACGATCGGCTAACTCTAGCCCTAACATCGTCGCACTCGCCAATAGGCTACCCAGCAATACCCCAACACCCAGGAACATGACTTTGCTGCTACCACCCGGCTGACTCGCCGGAATCGCATTCTCGACAATACTGGCCGTTCCCACCGTTTGCCGCTCTGCAAGTTGAACTTCTTGTAATCGCCCCATCAGGCTAGCATAGGTTGACTGAGCCACATCTAACCGCCGCTTCAGTTCACGCTGCTGCTGCTCCAGCTGCGGCAAAACACTAAGACGCCGGCGATAGGCAATGCGGGCCCCTTTCAGCGCCTTGAGCCGATTTGCGAGGCTACCACGACGCATTTCTGCAGCCAAGTACTCCTTAACTAAGGACTGTTTCACCTCACCAAACGCCAGACTTTGGAGCGAGGCATTCGAGGTACCAATTGTTTCGACCATGCGCTGCCGCAGTAGCTGGCGCAGGGTTTGTTCCTTTTGCAACAAATTTTGGATACGCGGATGCCCGTCCTGCAGGCGTGTCCGCTCTAACTGCAACTCACTTTGCAACTGCTGCCACTGACTCGCAGCCTGCTGCACCCCCGTGGACTGACTCAAGGAACTCGCCGCGAGAGCCTGCTGTGTATCCATTTTCAAATTCTGGCGCAGGGCAATATAGCGAGCATTCACTTCCGTCAACTCAGTACCCGCCTGGGTAATCTGATTTTCGATCGCGCCGATCGAAGTGGACAACATTTGCTGTTCATTCCCCAAGTCAACAATTTGGCTCCGCTCTTTAAACTGGCGTAACGCCGCATCGACT
It encodes the following:
- a CDS encoding polysaccharide biosynthesis/export family protein; the encoded protein is MRIFGISAAIGMTAIGFWPSVVWAQAVASPPQTRLGGPSTFLPTLPDASPLSNLPAMSEGDRTNLSLPATAYLMGPGDQLEIKVYDQAEMTGAHIIAPDGRITLPMIGTVQAAGKTTDGLTRALTQRLLNLYRNPLVSVNITQFRPMRIHVGGAVRRPGPLQIRNTAYDTNQNGNGSDNGENPNLPTLSAAIVAAGGVTRDGDISQVALKRNGAVQRINLWQGLTSENAPRDLLLRDGDAIFISKRPPNSLLDPRLIATSTLAPTTVRVRVVGEVKSPGEVNVTPNSTISSAIAIAGGPTDKARMEEVRLLRLGENDQIVEQKMNLQQLQDNQQILDGDVVVVPKSRRSNFLDVAGQVIPPLGILFNLFRRN
- a CDS encoding GumC family protein, which codes for MQTNNYPLIRQPYETAQAMPDAIEPVDFQQYWLVVKRRWKPAAVVFVATVAAATALSSQQKPSYTSSGKLVLRTNRIPSLTGVGSESGGGAAGALGSLNALTQQSSPLRTEAENILSRPVLERTVKALNLRDMAGQLVKAEDLAAEIKVKEVPGADVLKVTYTDGQRDRAAKVVNQLLQQYIKTNVDTTRLEARAAREFIDQELPKAKAAVQQVDAALRQFKERSQIVDLGNEQQMLSTSIGAIENQITQAGTELTEVNARYIALRQNLKMDTQQALAASSLSQSTGVQQAASQWQQLQSELQLERTRLQDGHPRIQNLLQKEQTLRQLLRQRMVETIGTSNASLQSLAFGEVKQSLVKEYLAAEMRRGSLANRLKALKGARIAYRRRLSVLPQLEQQQRELKRRLDVAQSTYASLMGRLQEVQLAERQTVGTASIVENAIPASQPGGSSKVMFLGVGVLLGSLLASATMLGLELADRSIKTVKEAKELFGYSCLGTIPYWGNPRQAKRHMGLVPGLPVREMPRSLVSAAYRMVQANLRFVNIDSTLKSVVVTSSVPKEGKSTVAANLAATMAQLGRRVLLIDADLHHPTQHRIWAVDNQAGLSDLIVGQVSLRQAVQPAMQNLDVLPAGVMPPNPLAILDSHRMAKLVKGLETVYDMVIIDSPPLVVEAEALTLGRLAQGTMLVARPGVLPAAAAKAAKELLTHSGQSVFGMVINSAVLEPEPYRHTDYNRDYYSRKAVPMMA